TTTATTTCCACCAGCTGTATGGTTAGAAATACCAATTATACTCTTGTCAGCTATCAACTTAATTTTTGTTTCATCAATTCCTACTGGTCCTATGAATCCTTTAATTAATCCTAATTCCTCTATTTCAGTATCATTTAATAATGCAACATCGATTGTATCAATTATATTCTTTAACTTAACTTCGTTTACTTCGAAGTCTCCTCTTATAAGAACCATGTAAACTTCATCTGTTACAACATCTTTATACATCATAGCTTTTACTGTTTGTGCTGTAGGTATATTTAAAAACTCAGCAATCTCTGTTATTTTCGATACATTTGGTGTATCCATTAGCTCTAACTCTTTTGCTTCTACTTTTGGCACATCAGTTATTATACTCGTTGCAGTTTCAACGTTTGCAGCATACTCACATGATGTACAGTAAATGATTTCATCCTCTCCAGATTCTGCTAATACATGGAACTCTTGTGATCCACTTCCACCGATAGCTCCTGAATCAGCTTCAACCGCTCTGAATTTAAGTCCACATCTTTCGAAAACTCTTGTATAAGCTGCTTTCATATTTTCGAATTCTTCATCTAAAGACTCTTTTGTTGCATGGAATGAGTATGCATCTTTCATCATAAACTCTCTTCCTCTCATAAGTCCAAATCTAGGTCTTCTTTCATCTCTAAATTTAGTTTGAATTTGGTATAAGTTTAATGGTAAGGCCTTATATGATGATATATCATTTCTAATTATATCTGTTATTACCTCTTCATGTGTTGGTCCTAATGCGAACTCTCTTGAATGTCTGTCTTGAATTCTCATCATTTCAGCACCCATTACATCCCATCTTCCACTCTCTTTCCAAAGTTCTGCTGGTTGTAAAACTGGCATGAATATCTCTTGAGCTCCAGCTCTATTCATCTCTTCTCTTACGATGTTTTCAACTTTCTTTAAAGCTTTTAAACCTAAAGGAAGGTATGTGTAAACTCCACTCGCTAATCTTTTGATCATACCTGATCTAAGTAATAGTTTATGACTGATTACCTCTGCCTCTTTAGGAGTTTCCTTTAGAGTCTTTACATAATATCTACTTAATCTCATATTTCCTCCACTCTTTTAATTAATTTTACCTCATATTTTATCATAACATCTTTTACGAGGTCAAACTTTTGTTAAACTTTTCATCAATATCCTCTTCTAAAACTTTATGATTTATCTTTCCTTCATTTTTTATTAGATATTCGGTACATATATCCTTAACCAATTTTATAGTTTTTACATCATGAACTATATCTATAAATTTCAAGTCACTTAATCCGCTTTGTTTCACACCGAAAATCTCTCCCGCTTTTCTGAGTCGCAGATCCTCTTCAGCTATTTTGAATCCATCCTCTGTATTTTCTAAAACTTTTAATCTAGCTGCTGAGTTGTCATTCTCAGTATTTGATAGTAAGAAGCAGTAAGATTGATGCTCTCCTCTTCCAACTCTTCCTCTCAACTGATGTAGAGTAGCTAATCCAAATCTCTCTGAATTTGTTATAACCATTATACTTGAGTTAGGCACATTTACTCCAACCTCTATTACTAAAGTTGAAACAAGTATATCTAAATTATGATTTTTAAATTGATGCATCACTTCATCTTTTTCTTTATTTTTCATTCTTCCATGTAAAATTCCTACTTTATATCCTGGGAGGTTTTTTGATACTTCTGCATATAACTCTTCTGTTGATTTTGCCGATAGTTTATCGCTCTCATCGATTAATGAAGCTACAAAATACGCTTGCCTTCCCTCTTTTAATTTTTTATCTATAAAATAATACATCTTTTCTTCATCAACATCTTCACTTATCCACTTAGTCTTTATAGGCTTTCTTCCTGGTGGAAGTTCATCTATCACAGATACATCTAAATCACCATATATACTTAAAGCTAAAGATCTTGGAATTGGAGTTGCACTCATAACTATTAGATTTGCCAAAATCCCTTTATCTCTCAATCTTTTTCTCTGTAAAACTCCAAATCTGTGTTGTTCATCTATCACTACTAGACCAAGTTTATTGAATTGAACGCTATCCTCTATTATAGCATGTGTTCCTATGACAATATTCGTTTCTCCAGTTTCTATTCTTTTTAATAACTCATCTTTTTTCTTTCCCTTTATGCTACCTGTCAAAAGATCTACTTTTACATCCAAACTTTCTAAAGTTTCATAAATAGATAAATAGTGCTGAGTTGCTAATATCTCTGTTGGAGCCATCAACACTCCTTGATATCCATTTTCTACCATATATAATAGTAGTAAAACTGCAACTATAGTCTTTCCGCTTCCTACGTCACCTTGAATTAGATAGTTTATAATCTTACCTGCATTTAATCCTTTATAAATCTCTGTTATAACTCTTTTTTGAGCAGTTGTTAATTTAAATGATAAACCTGAAAGATACTTTGAAACCAGCTCTTTTTTTCCTTCTATTTTATAGATTCCACTATTTGTCAAATCAACTTCAAAACGCTTTTGTAAAATACCCATCTCCAAAACTAAAAGTTCCTCTACTGCAAATCTCCTTTTAGCTTCCTCTAAGTTTCTTGAATTAGTTGGATAATGTATCTCATTTAAAGCTTTTGTTCTTGGCATCAAATTATATTTTTTTAAAACCTCTTCTGGAATATTCTCTTCAAATATATTAACATACTCTTTTAAGGCTTCCTTTAATATTTTTCTTAGATTATTTTGAGTAAACTCTTTTATAGAGCTATATATTGGAAGGATCTCCCCGTTGTTTTCTTGTCCTTTATATAGTTTAAATTCTGGATTCGTCATCTGAAAAGTATATCCTCTTTTTACATTTCCAATAAAAATATACTCCTC
Above is a genomic segment from Cetobacterium sp. ZOR0034 containing:
- the recG gene encoding ATP-dependent DNA helicase RecG, which translates into the protein MIMIYKNIYREIELFNLKGVSKATYLKLKKLNIESLYDLIYYFPRAYDDRTNLKRIGELKGDEYVVLKGSIMNISAPPTRTGMKMIKATINDGTGVLEVVWFQRPYLRNSLKIGEEYIFIGNVKRGYTFQMTNPEFKLYKGQENNGEILPIYSSIKEFTQNNLRKILKEALKEYVNIFEENIPEEVLKKYNLMPRTKALNEIHYPTNSRNLEEAKRRFAVEELLVLEMGILQKRFEVDLTNSGIYKIEGKKELVSKYLSGLSFKLTTAQKRVITEIYKGLNAGKIINYLIQGDVGSGKTIVAVLLLLYMVENGYQGVLMAPTEILATQHYLSIYETLESLDVKVDLLTGSIKGKKKDELLKRIETGETNIVIGTHAIIEDSVQFNKLGLVVIDEQHRFGVLQRKRLRDKGILANLIVMSATPIPRSLALSIYGDLDVSVIDELPPGRKPIKTKWISEDVDEEKMYYFIDKKLKEGRQAYFVASLIDESDKLSAKSTEELYAEVSKNLPGYKVGILHGRMKNKEKDEVMHQFKNHNLDILVSTLVIEVGVNVPNSSIMVITNSERFGLATLHQLRGRVGRGEHQSYCFLLSNTENDNSAARLKVLENTEDGFKIAEEDLRLRKAGEIFGVKQSGLSDLKFIDIVHDVKTIKLVKDICTEYLIKNEGKINHKVLEEDIDEKFNKSLTS
- a CDS encoding proline--tRNA ligase; amino-acid sequence: MRLSRYYVKTLKETPKEAEVISHKLLLRSGMIKRLASGVYTYLPLGLKALKKVENIVREEMNRAGAQEIFMPVLQPAELWKESGRWDVMGAEMMRIQDRHSREFALGPTHEEVITDIIRNDISSYKALPLNLYQIQTKFRDERRPRFGLMRGREFMMKDAYSFHATKESLDEEFENMKAAYTRVFERCGLKFRAVEADSGAIGGSGSQEFHVLAESGEDEIIYCTSCEYAANVETATSIITDVPKVEAKELELMDTPNVSKITEIAEFLNIPTAQTVKAMMYKDVVTDEVYMVLIRGDFEVNEVKLKNIIDTIDVALLNDTEIEELGLIKGFIGPVGIDETKIKLIADKSIIGISNHTAGGNKIDTHFINANYGRDYTASIVADVRTVTVGEKCPKCEGELASARGIESGHIFKLGDKYSKALNATFLDVNGKSQVIEMGCYGIGVSRTLASSIEQNNDENGIIWPSSIAPFVVEVIPANMKAEDQVALAEEIYNAFGDANIDVALDDRDERIGFKFKDGDLIGYPFKVVAGKKAAEGIVELKIRRTNETLEISKDEVVSKVKELMKKY